The Anopheles gambiae chromosome 2, idAnoGambNW_F1_1, whole genome shotgun sequence genomic sequence acgcaaaaacaaacatgtcGTCCAGCCATGCCGCACCGTCCTCCAAATCGGTCAAGTTCTACTCCGCCTCGCTCAGTGCGGGCGCGGCCAGCGACAGTAAATTCGTGGTGGATATCGTGAACCGTCTGGAGGAGCGTAACCGGCTACAGGTATCGGCAAACAGTTGCTAGGGCAACCCACAGTCAGTGGCCAGTAAACAATCAGGCAGCGGCGAGGAGGgctcctttgttttttttccgttaCTAAGCAAATCGTTGTTTGTTGATCCATTTCGGTCCCTTCCAACACGCACAGGTTCCCATCGACGGTGTGGACCGAACGCCGGCCAATCTTGCGCCACCGTTCTTCGGCGAGGAAGCGTTCGTGTGGAGTCGCTTTCGGGAGCAGTTTCACCCGTTGGCCAACGATATGGAAGATGCCACAGTGcctgtaagtgtgtgaatttgAATCTCCTTTTTCACGATTTTCTAATCAGATTCCTGTTTAAACTGCCAGACCGCCGACAAACCGGACGGGTTCGACAACTTTGAAACCCAACCAAACTACGAGGGCGTTATCGATCGGCGCAGCCCATCGCTAGAAGCGGGCCAGAAGACGTACCACGTCAAGATCCGCCTGACCGAAACCGACGACATCGTCCTGTTCGAAAGCCCCAGCCATGTCGTGTCGCTCGACGCGGAAGAGGCAGCCCGCGTGCAGGAGCAGAACCGCCGCTTCGAGACCCGCCCCAAAGCGCGCCGAACGGCCGACGCCGAGGCGCAGACCCGCGACCTGCCGTGCAAATCGCGCTCCGTCAACACGGAGTGCATCCACCGGCAGGATGTGGCCTCGTTCGTCTCCAACTACGACATGTACGACACGTACAACGATCTCGAGCGGCACACGAAAGAGATCAACGTGGCGGACTCGGCCTCCAAGCTCGAAATAACGACCTACTCCCGCGAGGGCATGGAGGACATTGACGAGCGGCTCAATCGGAACGCCAACTTTCACCTCTCGTCGATGATCCTGCAGCGGCTGCTCGCGGGCAATGTGTACCGCGAGCAGCAGATCCGGTTCCGCAACATGTATCCGCCGGATCCGTGCCGCGAGGACATCCGCTACCTGTACCGGCTGGACGTGCTGTGGACGTACCGGACGGTGGAAACGCTCGGCAAGCCGGTGGCCAGTGCGAGCTGGTGCCCGGCGAACGGGGACATTGTGGCGCTCGCGTACGGCATCTACGGCCACACCGGCAGTGACGATCGGGGCTGTGGGTTCGTGTACGTGTGGAACATTAAGAATCCGGTCAACCCCGAGCGACGCTATCGGTTCGATTGCCCCGTGACGTGTGTGGCGTTCTCTCGCCGCACCCCTCAGCTGCTGGCCGTGGGGTTGTACGATGGGCGGGTGCAGGTGCGTGACATCACCGACACCACGCAGACACCGCTGGCCGTCTCGAACCGGGACCGCTTTCCCGTGTACCAACCGATCTGGGACCTGAAGTGGGTCGAGTTCGACAACGAAGGCAAGGACGAGGTGATTGCCGTCTCGCAGAACGGCTGGGTCATGAAGTACACGCTCACGATCGGCCAGTATCTGCTTCCCTATCCACTGCTTCGGCTCGATCGCGTCGAAGGAACACCGGAGGGACAAACGAGCACCGGGACGTCCGCGCCCGCCGACCAGCAGCCGGTCAGGGTGCAGTCCGATCTGCACCCGCAAGCACTGTGCGTCACGATCCACCCGGTCCAGAAGGACAAGTACTACATCGGTACGGACGAGGGCGCGGTGCACTGGTGCAGCATCAACGATCCGTTCCAGCATCTGGGCGTGCTGCAGATGCACAGCCGCGGCATCTTCTGCCTCGAGTACTCGCCCTGGAGCCCGCGCATCTTTCTCACCTGCAGCGGCGACTGGAGCATCCGCATCTGGATCGAGGAGCTGCCCGAACCGATCGTAACGCTCTGCACCGGGTTCGCCCCGATCCAGGCGGCCTACTGGTCGCCCACCAACAGCACGGTTATCGCGAGCGTTACGCGCAGCGGCGTGCAGCTGTGGGATTTGAAGCGCCGCAGCTCGAAACCGGCCTCGGAAACGACGCTCGGGAGTCTGACGACGGCCCTGACCGTGGTACGGTTTACGAACTGTGGCCGCTGCCTGCTGGTGGGCGATGCGGAGGGCAAGGCGCACGTGTGCGCCCTGGAGGATATGCCATTTCCGCCCCACTTTCAGTACCGCGAGCTGCAGTCGGCCCTGTACGGGAAGCTGGTGACGACGCCGGAGCTGTTGACGCGCGTCAAGCGTATGGGCTACCTGGGCTACTGAGTGGAATGGGGTGGGGAAGGTATTGTATttggggttcgtcgcctgcatCGTGTGTGGCAAAAGGCGGCAGTTCACACGAGCTTCCCGATCACACGCTGCGTTTACATCGGACTGTTTCAGAAAACTATTATCGGTTGCTTGAGCTATTAAAGcattggagggggggggataaCAACCataacacacatacgcacacacacacacacccttctcCAGCGCCTCCTGTGCATTTGCATGTGATTCCTGCGCGGTCGGTTACGAGCGCGCTCTCATGGGGGTTTTACGAtcgttttaaaatgattttaaaattcggtcataaaattattttataatctTTACCCTGTCCCCCATACCTCCCTCTATCGCTCTTCTGTGCTCTTACAAGACGGTCAGTTCCTGTGGAttagagagagtgagagagagagaaagcctCCGCCAGGCTCCTTATCGAAATGTGTTGTGTGCGCGGTGGCTGATTGGCTAGACAAAAACcacttgcgtgtgtgtgtgtgtgtgtgtgtgtgctggagaTGATCCTGTCCTGGTTTGCAGTGGATAAGGCTGGATAGCCTCGCCACTCTATCCACTATCTATTGGATGCTTATTAGAATACATTTTGTGAGCAAAAGCTTGTTTTCGCTGTTATGCTTTTATTGCCGTTTTCGATCGAAACAACTGTTTAGCATCGGCTTTTATTCGCCACCCGCGTGATGATGTTGGTGGGTGGTTGGGTAGGGTGCGATATGATCAGTGTCGATCGTTGCGCATGATCGTTACGggccaataaaaataaaaagacaaggaagaaaaaaacacataaaaagcaGCGAGTTTGAGAAGTTGTTTTGATTCCTTTGATGTTTTTTCCTACCCCTAAATCTTCCATCCCATCCCACAGCATGCAACACCGGGGCACGAAAATGATGGGCAcgtttttatgactttttaaTGGGCAACCGAAATCgtccgaagaagaaaaaaaaaccggtgaAAGAACGAAGGTAATGTGAATGTGCCACAAAGCACAAACCGCTTAACGCCGCGTGACAAATGGAAAGTTCCTTCCGTTTGTGGTAAACGGGTTATGgtgggaagagaaagagagagagagagaaagagggggaggatcacagcagcaaaaaaacggaTGCACAAAGTTGTAATTTTTCAGTTGATGGCATGTCCTCCCCTTAAAAATTAAACTCAAACCAAGCACAAAACGGCGACGAAATCAATCCTGAAGTTTAAAGGAACGTTTAAAGTGAAGAAGCAATGggacaagaagaaaaaaagtccACAAAGACGATGGTGATCGCTTCCCTGGACCGACTGGCAGTGGATTGACCGCTTGTGGAGGCAAATGTAAACGTTAAAATGCTCATTTGCGAAAGCGATTCGGTGTGTGCGCGTGCGAAACCCCTTCGGGCTATTAACACTTACAGGATggagaaagaatgaaaaaaaaatggcagagAGGAATGGGGTTGAGGAGGAACGATTTACATCCGCAGGGTGTTAAAATTGCACACAAACAGCAGCATAAATCAGACGCCTCGCACTGCGCATCGTGTGCATTTTACGCTTTGCCAGCATGCGCAACGACTACCATCGTATGACACATGGTCTATTGGAGTCGTATTGGAATACTCGTTAGACACGGTTAGAATGTAATTTCCAACAGGAAGACGATTGAGTTGGTGGGAATGAAAAACGGCAATGATTCGATGCATAAAACTGTCGCATAAAGAGAATCAGCGTTTAATAGTGGGTAGATTTCCTAAATCAAACAACAATGTTCTACTCTGTAGCATTTCACACAATCACCATAGTAAAACATGTATCGTGagaaagagttttttttttcagaaattGTTAAATCGATTGAAATGCTATCACATTTTACGTTACAATTATACTTTATATTTACCATACAAATATTAAAtggagcatttttttaaacatatttctgATTATTCGATACAATTCatcttatgtgtgtgtaagtgttgtatttatttttaatcaatCAGACTTCCCAAGAAATCTTTAACGGAAAAATGCatcattttttaattatgtCGACTGTGGATCGACCTCATCGCGTAGTACTGCACAAACTCCGCTAGGAGCGCTAGCGTACTGTTGACGTTGTTTGCTTGACATTCGTTCGCACGTCTAGAATTTTCTACCATGTGTCATCGTTCCGGAAGCGGAGCATAGATGCTAGCTACCTCCGTTTTGACATCTCTTTTCCATCTCAAGTATGGGTCCGAAGAAACCGTCTGAGAAGCCCGGTAAGCTAAATTTCGTGTATTTTGCGGTGAAAATGTCCTCCCAGTATCGCAATTCGACTGTGAAACAACTTACTAAACGTGGCTGCATGTAGTTAGCTGGTGATTTGCACGGGAATGTGATTTTTCGGTGAAAAATAGCAAGTTGATGTTTGATTGTGTACGCCACGAGGGCTGTGTTCCGTCAGAGGCATGCATCGCATTCGAATGGTGCGACAAAAGGACAGAGCGCGCACCCCAAGTGTGAAAGGCTGCTCTTCGGTGTTTGAAAGTGTGCACAATGCATGTCGTGCGCTCTAAAACGTGTTTACGAATGATGATCTTTACGCGAAGAGGGAATCTCTCTGAAAACTGCAATGTTTGAGATAATTTACTTCGTTTCTGACAACACACTGTGGGAGGACATAACCCTGTTTCACCGCATTTCCTGTTTACCTTTCCCCTCCGATACTAATGTGGTTCTctggtttgttttcatttccgtAATTTCTAGCCGGCCAACCGgccgaaaagaaagagaagaagccggcagccgccgccgctgctacGGCTTCCGGATCTGGTGAGAAGAAACCCGCAGCGGAAAAGAAGCCCGCGGCGGAGAAGAAGCCAGCAGCTGAGAAGAAGCCAGCGGCTGCACCAGCTGAGAAGAAGCCCGCTGCCGAGAAGAAGCCGGCCGCTGAGAAGAAGCCCGCCGAGGAGAAGAAGGCCGAGAAGCGTGCCGCACCGGCCGCCGACAGCAAGGCCGCTCCGAAGAAGAAGGCAccggctgccgccgccgctgctgctggaaccAGCAAGCCTGCCGGTGAGGCCAAGAAGGATGCCAAGAAGGCTGCCccggccgctgctgctgccgctggcgCTGCTGGCAAGAAGGGAGCCAAGGCTGCCccggccgctgctgctgccgctgccgccgctggcAAGAAGAAGGCCGCAGAGAAGAAGGGAGCTGCtgccgcagccgccgccgacAAGAAGGGCGCTGCCAAGCCCGCTGCCAAGGGAGCTAAGGCTGcggccggtgccggtgccAAGGGTGGCAAAGCGGCTGCCGGTGGCAAGCCCGCCAAGGCTGGCGAGAAGAAGAAGCCGGTGCGCCGTATCAATGCCAAGGGCAAGAAGACGACCAAGTCCCCGCGCCCGAAGCTGACCAAGGAGCAGGTGAAGGCCAAGATCCAGAAGGGCATCCAGAAGGCTCGTGCCACCGCTATGCTGCGTGCCAAGCGTGCCTCGACCAAGGTGAGTTTGAGTGGGGTGTGGTGCAGTGGTTACCGATACGGGTGGCGGCGGGattgtgtgtggtgttttaaTGATGAAATGTTGAAGAGGGAATCTCATTGATGCTAGAGCATGTGAAAATATTGCATTACTTCCAACTGAAATTCCACACACCAATCCAACCCACATCGGGTGTCGCTCGCTGTTAACAATTGTTGTGAAATTCGATGGAGCAGAGCTAACAATGTTTCTATTTCTCCTCCTCTACAGCTGGTCAAGGGTCCGTATGGAACCTGCGTCCGCAAGATCCGCACGTCCGTGCACTTCAAGCGGCCGAAGACCCTGAAGCTTCCGCGTCGTCCCAAGTACCCGAGGAAGTCGGTCGCCAAGCGCAGCCGGTAAGTAATCACAATGGTAAAACCTTCATATTGgcattcaaaatcaaaacaatactTACAACACGATCGTATTCGAACCTTCAGAATGCGATCGTGCAGCTATTGAATGCTAGAGCGACCTCTTTTTATTTGCAACTGCTTTCTACCACACCCTTACTAGGAAGCTTACTTAATGAAAGAGACAGTTGTTTACACAATGTGCTTTAAAATGACGCCCTTATCATCCATCAAGCCTTCAAGAAACACTGTCAGTGATAATTTATCCTAATTCACATTCTCTTTCCTTTCCCCACCATCAGCATGGATGCGTACAATATAATTAAGTACCCGCTGACGACCGAAGCGGCGATGAAGAAGATCGAGGACAACAACACGCTCGTCTTCCTGATTCACCTGCGCGCCAACAAGAACCACGTGAAGGCCGCCGTGAGGAAGCTGTACGACGTGAAGGTGCTGAAGATCAACACGCTGGTGCGACCGGACGGCAAGAAGAAGGCGTACGTGCGGCTAACGCGCGACTACGATGCGCTCGACATTGCCAACAAGATCGGCATCATCTAAAGCGCTAGTTTTGTACGGTTTTTTGGCGAACACtcctctctttttctcctgCCCCGGTGGGGAATAATGGGGAGGAGTGTTCAGAGCGGGAAAAGGAGAGGATGCTGCGTCGTGCGTACCGGAGTTTTTTTACacggtgtgtgcgcgcgtgtgtatcCTTTTTGCATTCCTACTCTCCTCAGATACGTTTCTCCTGGCGCGTTGTACGCGCGCAAACAATCCTTTCCACACTCATCCGCGGAGAAACCTTTCTGTGTAAAGCATGTGCTGGAATCGTATCTAGCAGAAGGTTAGAAGAAGCACACACGATAACAACTGGtgaaagatgaagaaaaaatataaaacatctGTTGAGGAGAGgagaaaatgtaaattttacaTTGCGTtgtggttttcttttgtttttattgatgacAAGCTTAATTATTGATAGGAGGGGGAGTAGCGAAAGAGCTCAgataatgtttaaaaatcaCATTTATCAAATTTCTCGTTTTTTACTACATTGCGAGCGATTTTCAATCCAGTTTCCTTACCAGAAACTAAAATAGATACGACCATCCTGAATGACTGCAAGAGAAATCGGACTGTTCACGGTTTtcaatacaggcggtcccgggcaggtttaaaacagttatattcagtcagaatcatatcaaataattcataaagtgactaaaaccgccccctacttgcaaaattacacgaaaatttgtgatattttagctggaaatcatgagattcgacttacgcggaaattcgagatacgcggtattttgcggccgttttcggtccccattaaccgtgtatctcggggaccgcctgtactcaCTGCAGTACAATTTTTGGTCACTTACGTTCTCAACTTATATTTTAAATGAGGACGAGCTTATAGCTTCCTTATTTTATCTACTATACAAACTTCAAAGCATCTAACACTGAAATACAATCCAAATTGCTTTCCGATATCACGTCCACCGTCCACAACGTAACGACCAATTCGAATTACGCACGCTGCTTTGCCCACCCCACCGCTTGACAGCTGTCACAACACATGCGCGCCTGTCAAAAGCCCGATAGCAGGAAAAGTGcatgtagaaaaaaaataaatgatggCCGAACATTCTGGGACGCAGAAGTGCACGCTCCGTGAAATCGCTGCTCAGCTGCTGTAGCTGGTAGCTTGTTGTGTGATTAGAACAGTTCCGTCACCGTACCGACGAGGGGGCCCCCGACGCTTTTAGTGCAGCCGTGACGTGATTTCGTAACCAGTCGCACCAGCGGACAGGAAGCATCATCAAATTCACGCCGCAGCAGCGCGCCACCGTTTTTTGCCGGCACATccgtggtggtgctggtcggGTGGTGGGATTGCCTTGGGCACAGTTCTTGTCCGTGTTCTGGGAAGGCGCGGAGTATTGATTTTTCTTGCCCGTTCGCTGCCCATCAATAtatattgtgcgtgtgttgccTTTCGTTCAGTGGTGGAGTGCCGCTGCGGCACGGATACGGAAGGCGGGGAGtttgaaagtgtgtgtgtgagtgtgttttgtgcgtgtgtgtgcgcaggAGAAACAGTAGGCGGTTGTCGACGGCGGTGCCTTTCCGCGGCTTGGTGATCCTGCGCTCCTGTTGCTGTACATCCGCCCAAAATGTACAACGGCATCGGGCTGACCACGCCGCGCGGTTCCGGCACGAACGGCCACGTCCAGCGTAACGTGGCATTCGTCCGGCCGGGCAAGAAGGACAACATCAACTACCGCACGGAGGACGATCTGGCGAAGCTGGACGCACAGTCGAACCGGCAGCCAAACCAGGGCATCCTAGACCACGAGCGGAAGCGCAAGATCGAGGTGAAGTGTGCCGAACTGGAGGAAGTGCTCGAGAGCCAAGGGTAAGTGGTAAAATGAAGACCGAAGAGTCAAGACGTTTGTTTGTGACACATGTTTTTTCCCGATTCTAATTTGTGGCCCATTTTGTTTGGTCGATTTTAGGCTCAGCCAGGATGAGGTTCGTGCCAAGGTGGAGCTGTACCGGACGAAGCTGATGGACCACGGAACGATGGAGCTGCCGAAGGACGAGTTCGGAAGATTGCTGTAAGTAAAACAGCTTCGCCCCTTTCTTCTGTTGGCCACCATGGCACTTTGCTACAACCATCCCCCCTTCAGGTCGTGGCACCTTAGCTAGTGAAGCCCTCTAATAATTATGACCCTACCatataaacacatacacacacacacacacacccacgtgCGGTGTGTACCTCGCACACCTGCGCACAGGTTCACCACCCCATTCCTTCCTTGAATGGTGATTAATCCTGTCCACAATatcgtttctgtgtgtgtgtgttggtgcccATGTCCTGCAAGGGCTTCGTGGTGACGGTTGTGTCGTTTCTCGCACGCGGTCAAGCATAACGAGTGCTACGCGAACAACCCCCCTTGCAGAAACCAGGGGTACctaaaaatggaaatattttatgGGGACGAACCGTTTGCTTTCTTGGTTcgtttttagtaaaaaaaaaatcaatgtctCTCCCCCCACGTGTGTGCGCGGTGCGACTTAGTTGTAATGCCATTTGACCTGTGGGGGGATATAGCGGTGATGTCCTATTTTTGTAACACGCAGAGGACAGATCCTTTGATGAATCATATTTATTGACGCGCTGGAGCCAACGGTTGCAACGATTAAATTAATCCTACAATTACGTATACGCATTTAGGAAAAGGGCTTAGGCCAGCCCTGTAGCTCCTAGGTTTGTAGAAAAGGTTT encodes the following:
- the LOC4576277 gene encoding dynein axonemal intermediate chain 4, which encodes MSSSHAAPSSKSVKFYSASLSAGAASDSKFVVDIVNRLEERNRLQVPIDGVDRTPANLAPPFFGEEAFVWSRFREQFHPLANDMEDATVPTADKPDGFDNFETQPNYEGVIDRRSPSLEAGQKTYHVKIRLTETDDIVLFESPSHVVSLDAEEAARVQEQNRRFETRPKARRTADAEAQTRDLPCKSRSVNTECIHRQDVASFVSNYDMYDTYNDLERHTKEINVADSASKLEITTYSREGMEDIDERLNRNANFHLSSMILQRLLAGNVYREQQIRFRNMYPPDPCREDIRYLYRLDVLWTYRTVETLGKPVASASWCPANGDIVALAYGIYGHTGSDDRGCGFVYVWNIKNPVNPERRYRFDCPVTCVAFSRRTPQLLAVGLYDGRVQVRDITDTTQTPLAVSNRDRFPVYQPIWDLKWVEFDNEGKDEVIAVSQNGWVMKYTLTIGQYLLPYPLLRLDRVEGTPEGQTSTGTSAPADQQPVRVQSDLHPQALCVTIHPVQKDKYYIGTDEGAVHWCSINDPFQHLGVLQMHSRGIFCLEYSPWSPRIFLTCSGDWSIRIWIEELPEPIVTLCTGFAPIQAAYWSPTNSTVIASVTRSGVQLWDLKRRSSKPASETTLGSLTTALTVVRFTNCGRCLLVGDAEGKAHVCALEDMPFPPHFQYRELQSALYGKLVTTPELLTRVKRMGYLGY
- the LOC1276707 gene encoding translation initiation factor IF-2 codes for the protein MGPKKPSEKPAGQPAEKKEKKPAAAAAATASGSGEKKPAAEKKPAAEKKPAAEKKPAAAPAEKKPAAEKKPAAEKKPAEEKKAEKRAAPAADSKAAPKKKAPAAAAAAAGTSKPAGEAKKDAKKAAPAAAAAAGAAGKKGAKAAPAAAAAAAAAGKKKAAEKKGAAAAAAADKKGAAKPAAKGAKAAAGAGAKGGKAAAGGKPAKAGEKKKPVRRINAKGKKTTKSPRPKLTKEQVKAKIQKGIQKARATAMLRAKRASTKLVKGPYGTCVRKIRTSVHFKRPKTLKLPRRPKYPRKSVAKRSRMDAYNIIKYPLTTEAAMKKIEDNNTLVFLIHLRANKNHVKAAVRKLYDVKVLKINTLVRPDGKKKAYVRLTRDYDALDIANKIGII